In one Euwallacea fornicatus isolate EFF26 chromosome 33, ASM4011564v1, whole genome shotgun sequence genomic region, the following are encoded:
- the LOC136348528 gene encoding protein phosphatase 1H has translation MLNRLKSAVIGAVSGLEATNGATDGVQYNKATLAPKFPYGRPHFLGLGDDEVQMSADHKLRPIIHPSKPLPYNTGYAECVNAGKSRWNEDQAVYRQGVLSKLTQTDVGNIQKFSIPYTYYGIFDGHAGVGAALCAANQLHHIIHEKLVDAQDDIWIHFTEKHLPTTKHRDLLIIGALESAFREMDQLLLEDRNKYQAAGGCTAIVSLLILGKLYVANAGDSRGIICRGEKFVPMSMDFTPENERDRIRRLAQEQPALLGKEFTCKEYLSQPRAGDLGKTVMFRDAYMKGWAYKTLQPEDLKVSVITGHGKRSRVMGTIGVTRGFGDHDLIAVYQKLPIKPFLSSHPEVQVHSLLPTENNEVLVMATDGLWDVMDGAKAAEIIAKSLTAFEDKKFVSAATCLVGYARGSLNNSWQLKGGKPASCDDISVFVIPLLPYKLEYEELLQKCSSTDFKDSCIEVSHVEENGEVEEEVSEC, from the exons ATGCTCAACCGTCTCAAAAGCGCAGTTATCGGTGCTGTCAGCGGGTTGGAAGCCACCAACGGCGCCACAGATGGGGTTCAATACAACAAAGCCACATTAGCACCCAAATTTCCTTATGGAAGACCCCATTTCCTGGGACTAGGAGATGACGAAGTCCAAATGAGTGCTGATCACAAACTAAGGCCTATTATTCATCCCAGCAAACCACTGCCTTATAATACAG GGTATGCTGAATGTGTAAATGCAGGAAAATCAAGATGGAATGAAGACCAAGCTGTATATAGGCAAGGAGTATTAAGTAAACTAACTCAAACTGATGTTGGCAACATACAGAAATTCTCAATACCTTATACTTATTATGGGATTTTTGATGGGCATGCAGGGGTAGGAGCAGCATTATGTGCTGCTAATCAACTACACCATATTATACAT GAAAAGCTTGTAGATGCACAAGATGATATATGGAttcattttactgaaaaacaTTTACCTACAACCAAACATAGAGACCTATTAATTATAGGTGCTTTAGAATCTGCATTTAGGGAAATG GATCAACTTCTCTTGGAAGATCGTAACAAATACCAAGCAGCAGGAGGATGTACTGCAATTGTGTCCTTATtgattttaggaaaattgtATGTAGCTAATGCTGGGGATTCCAGAGGAATTATTTGTAGAGGAGAAAAGTTTGTACCTATGTCTATGGATTTTACACCTGAGAATGAGAGAGATAGAATAAGAAGGCTTGCTCAAGAACAACCAGCTTTACTAG GTAAAGAGTTCACTTGTAAGGAGTATCTAAGTCAGCCAAGAGCAGGTGATTTAGGTAAAACTGTTATGTTTAGAGACGCCTATATGAAAGGATGGGCCTACAAAACCCTTCAACCAGAAGACTTGAAGGTCTCAGTCATAACTGGGCATGGAAAGAGG AGCAGAGTGATGGGCACCATAGGGGTAACCAGAGGCTTTGGGGACCACGACTTAATCGCAGTTTACCAGAAACTTCCAATTAAACCATTCCTGTCATCCCATCCAGAAGTTCAAGTACATTCCCTTTTACCAACCGAAAATAACGAAGTTCTAGTTATGGCCACTGACGGTCTTTGGGACGTAATGGACGGTGCAAAAGCGGCAGAAATTATCGCCAAATCTCTCACTGCATTTGAAGATAAAAAGTTCGTTAGTGCTGCCACGTGTTTAGTGGGCTATGCTCGAGGCTCTTTAAACAATTCGTGGCAGTTGAAAGGGGGCAAACCTGCCTCTTGTGACGATATATCAGTATTTGTTATTCCGTTATTACCTTATAAACTAGAATATGAAGAACTACTACAAAAGTGTTCTTCTACAGATTT